Proteins from one Acidihalobacter prosperus genomic window:
- a CDS encoding DegQ family serine endoprotease, whose protein sequence is MKRPRRVLPALLLAALFFAGLPPAYAELPPVADGSQMPSLAPMLGKVLPAVVNISAHGEVKVRNALLDNPRFRQYFGLPDVPEEQKVEELGSGVIINAAKGYVLTNNHVVKDAQKITVTLRDGRQFDARLVGRDKATDIAVLQIPAEHLTQLPLGDSTRLRVGDYVVAIGNPFGLGQTVTSGIVSALGRSGLGIESYEDFIQTDAPINPGNSGGALVDLRGHLVGINTAILGPDGANIGIGFAIPVNMAIDVMDQLVKYGRVERGHIGIAAQSLTPALAKAFGVKQEQGAIIAQVQPGSPADKAGLKAGDIVTAVNGHDIRDAAQMRNIFGLLRVGTRVEVQVLRHDRPLRFAVVIAKPAHATVAGARLSPLLAGATLGEVPAELALQAKLHGIAVMAVAAGSAAERGGLQKGDVIQSVNQVPVRDMAAFEREVKRHRQSLLFNVRRGNGALFLTLGG, encoded by the coding sequence ATGAAGCGCCCCCGCCGCGTACTGCCTGCCCTGCTGCTTGCAGCACTCTTCTTTGCCGGACTCCCGCCGGCCTACGCCGAATTGCCGCCGGTCGCCGACGGCAGTCAGATGCCCTCGCTGGCGCCGATGCTGGGCAAAGTGCTGCCGGCCGTGGTCAACATCTCGGCGCACGGCGAGGTGAAGGTGCGCAACGCCCTGCTCGACAACCCTCGTTTCCGGCAGTACTTCGGCCTGCCCGACGTGCCCGAGGAGCAGAAGGTCGAGGAACTGGGTTCGGGCGTCATCATCAACGCCGCCAAGGGCTATGTGCTGACCAACAATCATGTGGTCAAGGATGCGCAGAAGATCACGGTCACGCTGCGCGACGGCCGCCAGTTCGACGCCCGCCTGGTCGGGCGCGACAAGGCCACGGATATCGCCGTGCTGCAGATTCCGGCGGAACACCTGACGCAACTGCCCCTGGGCGACTCGACGCGGCTGCGGGTCGGCGACTACGTGGTCGCCATCGGCAATCCCTTCGGACTCGGGCAGACGGTGACCTCCGGCATCGTGTCGGCATTGGGCCGCAGCGGCCTCGGTATCGAATCCTACGAGGACTTCATCCAGACCGACGCCCCGATCAACCCGGGCAATTCCGGCGGCGCGCTGGTCGATCTGCGCGGCCATCTGGTGGGCATCAACACCGCGATTCTCGGTCCCGACGGCGCCAATATCGGCATCGGCTTTGCCATTCCGGTGAACATGGCCATCGACGTCATGGACCAGCTGGTCAAGTACGGCCGAGTCGAACGGGGGCATATCGGCATCGCTGCGCAGAGCCTCACTCCGGCGCTCGCGAAGGCCTTCGGCGTCAAGCAGGAGCAGGGTGCGATCATCGCCCAGGTCCAGCCCGGCTCGCCCGCTGACAAGGCCGGACTCAAGGCCGGCGATATTGTGACTGCTGTCAACGGGCATGATATCCGCGATGCCGCGCAGATGCGCAATATCTTCGGGCTGCTGCGTGTCGGTACTCGGGTCGAGGTGCAGGTGCTGCGGCACGACCGGCCGCTGCGCTTTGCGGTGGTGATCGCCAAGCCGGCGCACGCGACCGTTGCCGGCGCGCGCCTCAGCCCATTGCTGGCGGGTGCGACGCTGGGCGAGGTGCCGGCCGAGCTGGCACTTCAGGCCAAGCTGCACGGCATCGCCGTGATGGCGGTGGCCGCAGGTTCCGCTGCGGAGCGCGGGGGGCTGCAGAAGGGGGACGTGATCCAGTCGGTCAACCAGGTGCCGGTGCGCGACATGGCGGCCTTCGAGCGGGAGGTCAAGCGCCACCGCCAGTCGCTGCTGTTCAACGTCCGCCGCGGTAACGGCGCCCTGTTCCTGACGCTCGGCGGCTGA
- a CDS encoding DnaJ C-terminal domain-containing protein, translating to MEFKDYYKILGVARDADQAEIKKAYRRLARKYHPDVSQEPEAEARFKEINEANEVLGDAEKRRAYDQLGPNWKAGQDFRPPPGWEQAGGFGQGGFGGAGFAGGAGFSDFFETLFGAGVRQGAGGRARGGFGARGQDQEARLDLDLETAYHGGRQALQVGGRALNVTIPAGVTEGQRIRLSGQGQPGAGGGPAGDLYLVVHIRPHALFRLDGRDVILSLPVAPWEAALGAQVTVPTLAGKVELRVPAGSGSGRKLRLKGRGLPGRPAGDQYVELRIETPPAETEAQRDFYERMRRELPFDPRAHLA from the coding sequence ATGGAATTCAAGGATTACTACAAGATTCTCGGGGTCGCGCGGGATGCCGATCAGGCCGAGATCAAGAAGGCCTATCGACGCCTGGCGCGCAAATACCATCCGGACGTAAGCCAGGAGCCGGAAGCCGAGGCGCGCTTCAAGGAGATCAACGAGGCCAACGAAGTATTGGGCGACGCGGAAAAGCGACGCGCCTACGATCAGCTGGGCCCCAACTGGAAGGCCGGCCAGGATTTTCGCCCGCCGCCGGGCTGGGAACAGGCCGGCGGTTTCGGCCAGGGCGGATTCGGTGGCGCAGGCTTTGCGGGCGGCGCCGGCTTCAGCGATTTTTTCGAGACCTTGTTCGGTGCCGGCGTGCGTCAGGGCGCCGGCGGCCGTGCCCGTGGCGGATTCGGCGCGCGCGGCCAGGATCAGGAAGCGCGCCTCGATCTCGATCTGGAAACCGCCTATCACGGCGGCCGCCAGGCGCTGCAGGTCGGCGGCCGCGCGCTCAACGTCACGATTCCGGCCGGCGTGACCGAAGGGCAGCGCATCCGTCTTTCGGGACAGGGGCAGCCAGGCGCGGGCGGCGGCCCGGCCGGCGACCTCTATCTGGTCGTGCACATCCGTCCGCACGCGCTGTTCCGGCTGGACGGTCGAGATGTGATCCTGTCGCTGCCGGTGGCGCCCTGGGAGGCCGCGTTGGGCGCCCAGGTCACGGTGCCGACGCTGGCCGGCAAGGTCGAGCTGCGCGTGCCGGCAGGCTCGGGCAGCGGCCGCAAACTGCGCCTCAAGGGCCGGGGACTGCCCGGCCGTCCGGCCGGCGACCAGTACGTCGAACTGCGCATCGAAACGCCGCCTGCCGAAACCGAGGCGCAGCGCGATTTCTACGAACGCATGCGCCGCGAGCTGCCCTTCGATCCGCGCGCGCATCTGGCCTGA
- a CDS encoding Hsp20/alpha crystallin family protein, with product MSMVRYQPFGLLNQLYREMDNAFGLPGEHAAGDEAVTSDWLPSVDIREEENAFVIHADVPGVDPKDIDIHMENGVLTVKGERETVDEETRKQYRRVERVRGQFYRRFTLPDTADADQITARVDKGVLEVRIPKHARVLPRKIQIEG from the coding sequence ATGTCAATGGTGCGTTATCAGCCTTTTGGCCTGCTCAACCAGCTTTACCGTGAAATGGATAATGCCTTCGGCCTGCCCGGCGAACATGCCGCGGGCGACGAGGCGGTGACCAGCGACTGGCTGCCGTCGGTGGATATCCGTGAGGAGGAAAATGCCTTCGTGATTCATGCCGACGTACCGGGCGTCGATCCCAAGGACATCGACATCCACATGGAAAACGGCGTGCTCACCGTCAAGGGCGAGCGCGAAACCGTCGATGAGGAGACGCGCAAGCAGTATCGGCGCGTCGAGCGCGTGCGCGGCCAGTTCTACCGCCGCTTCACGCTGCCCGATACGGCGGATGCGGATCAGATCACCGCGCGCGTGGACAAGGGCGTGCTCGAAGTGCGCATCCCGAAGCACGCGCGCGTACTGCCGCGCAAGATCCAGATCGAGGGTTGA
- a CDS encoding putative signal transducing protein has translation MKKIYAAPDLLSAGHVHNLLGQSGIESELRNYYLGGGIGDLPVNECWPEIWVDDADAAHAEEVVRELQEALAEPPGPSWICPQCDERNEGQFGECWRCGTLRPEGTNSP, from the coding sequence ATGAAAAAAATCTACGCGGCGCCGGATCTGCTCAGCGCCGGGCACGTGCACAACCTGCTCGGGCAAAGCGGCATCGAAAGCGAGCTGCGCAATTACTACCTCGGCGGCGGCATCGGCGATCTGCCGGTGAACGAATGCTGGCCGGAGATCTGGGTCGACGACGCCGACGCCGCGCACGCCGAAGAGGTGGTGCGCGAGTTGCAGGAGGCACTCGCCGAACCGCCGGGGCCGTCGTGGATCTGCCCGCAATGCGACGAGCGCAACGAGGGACAGTTCGGCGAATGCTGGCGTTGCGGCACGCTGCGCCCGGAGGGAACGAACAGCCCTTGA
- a CDS encoding YicC/YloC family endoribonuclease, whose translation MVQSMTAFARRESQGDWGTLACELRGVNHRYLDLSLRLPEDLRALEGALRERLQARLGRGKIDCGLRYTPPTGGATALNIDHALIQGLLEACEQVEGLMGASTQFNALEVLRWPGVVREPVRDLGPLHAAALRLAEEAVAEFIQARHGEGERMAALLRQRAQSIAALVARVRERRQDLVAALRDKYRARLAELGVEAEPGRLEQELAMVAQRLDVDEELDRLDSHLTELESVLGRQEPIGRRLDFLMQEFNREANTLGSKSADIETTQAAVELKVLIEQMREQVQNIE comes from the coding sequence GTGGTACAGAGCATGACGGCTTTTGCCCGCCGTGAATCGCAGGGCGACTGGGGTACGCTCGCCTGCGAGCTGCGCGGCGTGAATCATCGTTATCTGGATCTGAGCCTGAGGCTACCGGAGGATCTGCGCGCGCTGGAGGGCGCGCTGCGCGAGCGCCTGCAGGCGCGGCTGGGGCGCGGCAAGATCGATTGCGGGCTGCGTTATACGCCGCCGACGGGCGGCGCGACCGCTCTGAACATCGATCACGCATTGATACAGGGCCTGCTGGAGGCCTGCGAACAGGTCGAGGGGCTGATGGGTGCCTCGACGCAGTTCAATGCGCTGGAGGTGCTGCGTTGGCCGGGCGTGGTGCGCGAGCCGGTCCGCGACCTCGGTCCCTTGCACGCGGCCGCGTTGCGGCTGGCCGAGGAAGCCGTGGCGGAATTCATCCAGGCCCGGCACGGCGAGGGCGAGCGCATGGCCGCGTTGCTGCGCCAGCGCGCGCAGTCGATCGCGGCGCTGGTGGCGCGCGTGCGGGAAAGACGCCAGGATCTGGTTGCCGCGCTGCGCGACAAATACCGTGCCCGGCTGGCCGAACTGGGGGTGGAAGCCGAGCCTGGGCGGCTGGAGCAGGAGCTGGCCATGGTGGCGCAGCGCCTCGACGTCGACGAGGAACTCGACCGTCTCGACAGCCATCTGACCGAGCTTGAATCCGTGCTCGGGCGCCAGGAGCCGATCGGCCGCCGGCTCGACTTCCTGATGCAGGAATTCAACCGCGAGGCGAACACGCTGGGTTCGAAGTCCGCCGACATCGAGACCACGCAGGCGGCGGTCGAACTCAAGGTGCTGATCGAGCAGATGCGCGAGCAGGTGCAGAACATCGAATAG
- the rph gene encoding ribonuclease PH, with product MRPSGRAPNELRPISFTRHYTMHAEGSVLVCFGNTRVLCTATVDERQPPWLKGSRKGWVTAEYGMLPRSTGSRMPREASRGKQGGRTLEIQRLIGRSLRAAVDLEALGERQITLDCDVIQADGGTRTASISGGFIALCDAIAGLRKRGQLKRDPLHGMVASVSVGIHNGQPVLDLDYAEDSSAETDMNVVMNDAGHFIEVQGTAEGHAYRRDELDAMLDLAAGGIEQIIAMQRQALED from the coding sequence ATGCGACCCAGCGGCCGTGCCCCGAACGAACTGCGACCGATCAGCTTCACCCGCCACTACACCATGCATGCGGAGGGCTCGGTCCTGGTCTGCTTCGGCAACACGCGCGTGCTGTGCACGGCCACCGTGGACGAGCGTCAGCCACCCTGGCTCAAGGGCAGCAGGAAAGGCTGGGTTACCGCCGAATACGGCATGCTGCCGCGCTCGACCGGCTCGCGCATGCCGCGCGAGGCCAGCCGCGGCAAGCAGGGCGGACGCACGCTGGAAATCCAGCGTCTGATCGGCCGCTCGCTGCGCGCCGCTGTGGACCTCGAGGCCCTCGGCGAGCGTCAGATCACCCTCGACTGCGACGTGATCCAGGCCGACGGCGGCACGCGCACGGCCTCGATCAGCGGCGGCTTCATCGCCCTGTGCGACGCCATCGCCGGGCTGCGCAAGCGCGGCCAGCTCAAGCGCGATCCGCTGCACGGCATGGTCGCATCCGTGTCGGTCGGCATTCACAACGGCCAGCCGGTGCTCGACCTCGACTACGCCGAGGACTCCAGCGCGGAGACCGACATGAACGTGGTGATGAACGACGCCGGCCACTTCATCGAAGTGCAGGGCACCGCCGAAGGCCACGCCTACCGCCGCGACGAGCTCGACGCGATGCTCGACCTGGCCGCCGGCGGCATCGAACAGATCATCGCCATGCAGCGCCAGGCACTGGAAGACTGA
- the rdgB gene encoding RdgB/HAM1 family non-canonical purine NTP pyrophosphatase → MSVSPLHGVERLVLASGNPGKVRELGALLAGSGVQVVAQADFGVPEAEETGLSFVENAILKARNAALHTGLPAVADDSGLEVDALDGAPGIYSARYAGPEADDAANNAKLLGALAGVPEAARTARFRCAMVFLRHAGDASPVIAQAAWEGRILAAPAGAGGFGYDPLFAVAGLDSTAAELGPAEKNRLSHRGQAVRALLAALTGG, encoded by the coding sequence ATGAGCGTTTCGCCGCTGCACGGCGTCGAACGTCTTGTGCTCGCCTCCGGCAATCCCGGCAAGGTGCGCGAGCTGGGCGCCCTGCTCGCCGGTAGCGGGGTGCAGGTGGTGGCGCAGGCCGACTTCGGCGTGCCCGAGGCCGAGGAGACAGGGCTGAGCTTCGTCGAGAACGCGATCCTCAAGGCGCGCAACGCCGCACTGCACACCGGCCTGCCCGCGGTCGCCGACGACTCCGGCCTCGAGGTCGATGCCCTGGACGGCGCACCGGGGATCTATTCGGCACGCTACGCCGGCCCCGAGGCCGACGATGCCGCCAACAACGCCAAGCTGCTCGGCGCGCTCGCCGGCGTGCCGGAGGCGGCGCGCACCGCGCGCTTCCGCTGCGCGATGGTGTTCCTGCGCCATGCCGGCGACGCCTCGCCGGTAATCGCCCAGGCCGCCTGGGAGGGCCGCATCCTCGCCGCCCCCGCGGGTGCCGGCGGTTTCGGCTACGACCCGCTGTTCGCCGTGGCCGGGCTGGATAGCACTGCCGCCGAGCTGGGCCCGGCCGAGAAGAACCGCCTGAGCCACCGCGGCCAGGCGGTGCGCGCCCTGCTCGCCGCGCTCACTGGCGGCTGA
- the hemW gene encoding radical SAM family heme chaperone HemW: protein MSGFAEPIPLSLYVHLPWCVRKCPYCDFNSHAAKGDLPETEYVAALLADLEAELPRVWGRRIESVFIGGGTPSLFSAAALGDLLDGLRARLPLRPDVEITLEANPGTFEQARFADYRGLGINRLSIGVQSFDDDALRRLGRIHGADEARRAAEIAHAAGFEDFNLDLMFGLPGQDLAAARRDIDAALALAPTHLSYYQLTLEPNTLFHHDPPALPDEDLIAAMQQAAQTRLAEAGFAQYEVSAYARPGMRCRHNLNYWRFGDYLGIGAGAHGKLTDPASGSVERHWKLRQPAQYMAAARAGDAAGGRDTVAPAELPFEFMLNALRLREGFDLALFEARTGLPRNCIEDTLNEALGRTLVEREGERVRPSALGWNFLNDLTALFLP, encoded by the coding sequence GTGAGCGGGTTCGCCGAACCCATCCCCCTGTCGCTCTACGTGCACCTGCCCTGGTGCGTGCGCAAGTGCCCGTATTGCGACTTCAATTCGCATGCGGCCAAGGGCGATCTGCCAGAAACGGAGTACGTCGCCGCGCTGCTCGCCGATCTCGAGGCCGAGCTGCCGCGCGTCTGGGGCCGGCGCATCGAGAGCGTGTTCATCGGCGGCGGCACGCCCAGCCTGTTCTCCGCCGCCGCGCTCGGCGACCTGCTCGACGGCCTGCGCGCGCGCCTGCCGCTGCGCCCCGACGTCGAGATCACGCTGGAGGCCAATCCCGGCACCTTCGAGCAGGCGCGCTTCGCCGACTACCGCGGGCTCGGCATCAACCGGCTGTCGATCGGCGTGCAGAGCTTCGACGACGACGCGCTGCGCCGCCTCGGTCGCATCCACGGCGCCGACGAGGCCAGGCGCGCCGCCGAGATCGCACACGCGGCGGGCTTCGAGGACTTCAACCTCGACCTCATGTTCGGCCTGCCGGGACAGGACCTCGCCGCTGCCCGGCGCGACATCGACGCCGCGCTGGCGCTCGCGCCCACCCACCTTTCGTACTACCAGCTCACGCTGGAACCCAACACGCTGTTCCACCACGACCCGCCCGCGCTGCCCGACGAGGATCTGATCGCCGCGATGCAGCAGGCCGCGCAGACGCGACTCGCCGAGGCCGGCTTCGCGCAGTACGAGGTCTCGGCCTACGCGCGCCCCGGCATGCGTTGCCGGCACAATCTCAACTACTGGCGCTTCGGCGACTACCTCGGCATCGGCGCGGGCGCCCACGGCAAGCTCACCGACCCGGCGAGCGGATCGGTCGAACGCCACTGGAAGCTGCGCCAGCCGGCGCAGTACATGGCCGCGGCACGCGCGGGCGATGCCGCCGGCGGCCGCGACACGGTCGCACCCGCCGAGTTGCCCTTCGAGTTCATGCTCAACGCCCTGCGCCTGCGCGAGGGCTTCGACCTCGCCCTGTTCGAGGCGCGCACCGGCCTGCCGCGCAACTGCATCGAGGACACCCTGAACGAGGCGCTCGGGCGTACACTCGTCGAACGGGAGGGCGAGCGGGTCCGCCCCAGCGCGCTGGGCTGGAACTTCCTCAACGATCTGACGGCCCTGTTCCTGCCCTGA
- a CDS encoding WYL domain-containing protein, giving the protein MDDEYTPIACDRYSELELAILRRQRLRLSLRGRGGLRRIETLDPVNLRTRRQAEYLIARNPAGLARVLRLDRIAEARPL; this is encoded by the coding sequence ATGGACGACGAATACACACCGATCGCCTGCGACCGATACAGCGAATTGGAGCTTGCCATCCTGCGGCGCCAGCGCCTGCGCTTGAGCCTGCGCGGCCGTGGCGGCCTGCGCCGCATCGAGACCCTCGATCCGGTCAACCTGCGCACTCGGCGCCAGGCCGAATATCTGATCGCTCGCAACCCGGCGGGCCTGGCGCGCGTGCTCAGGCTGGACCGCATCGCCGAGGCGCGCCCGCTCTGA
- a CDS encoding DsrE family protein has protein sequence MKLSLSHRIAAVALTLTACLWLGSAQAAEHEDKGPKLNDHAALAGLHEAKGLFLIDINDPNRVAHVLKVVGMTRNGLAEQGVKPHLIVVFVGPAVAFLTKDRRGIGYMQERAVSQIQREIGGLAHAGVPVEACGIAMKGMDVSPKDLIPAVKPVGNGFISAIGYEAKGYSLVPVY, from the coding sequence ATGAAGCTGAGCCTGTCGCACCGTATTGCCGCCGTCGCCCTGACGCTGACCGCCTGCCTCTGGCTCGGCAGCGCGCAGGCTGCCGAGCACGAAGACAAGGGACCGAAACTGAACGACCATGCCGCACTCGCCGGCCTGCACGAAGCCAAGGGGCTGTTCCTCATCGACATCAACGACCCCAATCGCGTGGCGCACGTGCTCAAGGTCGTCGGCATGACGCGCAATGGGCTGGCGGAGCAGGGCGTGAAGCCGCACCTGATCGTGGTCTTCGTCGGCCCGGCCGTGGCCTTTCTGACCAAGGACCGCCGCGGCATCGGCTACATGCAGGAACGCGCGGTCTCGCAGATCCAGCGCGAGATCGGCGGACTCGCGCACGCCGGCGTGCCGGTCGAGGCCTGCGGCATCGCCATGAAGGGGATGGACGTGTCGCCCAAGGACCTGATCCCCGCGGTCAAGCCGGTGGGCAACGGCTTCATCTCCGCGATCGGCTATGAGGCCAAGGGCTACTCGCTGGTGCCGGTGTACTGA
- a CDS encoding TrmB family transcriptional regulator: protein MSANLPEDLLSALSRLGFSPYEARAYHALLQRSPLNGHEVGKRAQVPPSKIYETLQRLETKGAVLVQRSEPVLYAAVPYREVLATIRRRLEDDLALAEARLSELPAPREPGLVWSLRERAAILTACLAQIEGAGRSLYAAVWDEEIGVLGPALEQASARGVDVHVAIYGRATLDGPHCYDLADCGESARQRLDGRRVAVVVADFRDAVIAEFGAGESGEAVVTSNPILSLLGVEYVRSDVLGRLLIEAMDEASYARVRTGAAARALLE, encoded by the coding sequence ATGAGTGCAAACCTGCCCGAAGACCTGCTGTCCGCGCTGTCGCGTCTCGGCTTCTCGCCCTACGAGGCACGGGCCTACCACGCCCTGCTGCAGCGTTCGCCCCTGAACGGGCACGAGGTGGGCAAGCGGGCCCAGGTGCCGCCTTCGAAGATCTACGAGACCCTGCAGCGCCTGGAGACCAAGGGCGCGGTGCTGGTGCAGCGCTCCGAGCCCGTGCTCTATGCCGCGGTGCCCTACCGCGAAGTGCTGGCCACCATCCGGCGGCGCCTGGAGGACGATCTCGCCCTGGCGGAGGCGCGGCTGTCCGAACTGCCGGCACCGCGCGAGCCGGGGCTGGTGTGGTCACTGCGCGAGCGTGCGGCGATTCTCACCGCCTGCCTGGCACAGATCGAGGGCGCGGGCCGCTCGCTGTACGCGGCGGTCTGGGACGAGGAGATCGGGGTGCTCGGTCCGGCGCTGGAGCAGGCGAGCGCGCGCGGGGTGGACGTGCACGTGGCGATCTACGGCCGGGCCACCCTCGACGGGCCGCACTGCTACGACCTCGCCGACTGCGGGGAGAGCGCGCGGCAGCGTCTCGACGGGCGGCGCGTGGCCGTGGTGGTGGCGGATTTCCGCGATGCGGTGATCGCCGAATTCGGTGCGGGCGAAAGCGGCGAGGCGGTGGTGACCAGCAACCCCATCCTAAGCCTGCTCGGGGTGGAATACGTCAGGTCCGACGTGCTCGGGCGCCTGCTGATCGAGGCGATGGACGAGGCGAGCTACGCGCGGGTGCGGACCGGCGCGGCGGCCCGGGCGCTGCTGGAATAA
- a CDS encoding RidA family protein, whose translation MRQLYSSGSSYEQTLGYSRAVRVDDTLYVSATAAGGPDGRIVGNNLYAQTRYILQKLEAVLTEAGFALADVVQSRLYVTDIAQWREAGRAHGEVFGDIRPALTLLHVLPFVDPEMLIEIEITARRSAAG comes from the coding sequence ATGCGCCAGTTGTACTCGTCAGGCTCAAGCTACGAACAGACGCTCGGCTACTCGCGTGCCGTGCGGGTCGACGACACGCTGTATGTATCCGCAACCGCGGCCGGGGGCCCGGACGGACGCATCGTCGGCAACAACCTGTATGCGCAGACGCGCTACATCCTGCAGAAGCTCGAAGCGGTGCTGACGGAGGCGGGTTTCGCGCTGGCGGACGTGGTGCAGAGCCGGCTCTACGTCACCGACATTGCGCAATGGCGCGAGGCGGGGAGGGCGCACGGCGAGGTGTTCGGCGACATCCGCCCCGCCCTCACGCTGCTGCACGTGCTGCCCTTCGTCGATCCCGAGATGCTGATCGAGATCGAGATCACCGCACGCAGGAGCGCCGCCGGCTAG